A window from Branchiostoma lanceolatum isolate klBraLanc5 chromosome 9, klBraLanc5.hap2, whole genome shotgun sequence encodes these proteins:
- the LOC136442123 gene encoding kinesin-associated protein 3-like isoform X2 → MQAEDARYLKRKVKGGGIDVHPTEKALIVHYEVEATILGELGDPMLGERKECQKVIKVKHLNQNSNIALLAREIVEKCKLIHPSKLPEVEQLLYYLQNRKDAPPSPADKKGSSTFTGQLKDPPPFDGMEVDEVANINDLDDYMELLYEDVPKKVHGSALILQLSRNPDNLEELVQNENILSALARVLREDWKRSTELATNIIYVFFCFSSFSQFHPVISHYKIGALCMDIIRQELDKHDLWKSELEKKKKILEEKPDSGSTKKDYEKSLKKFESLVKKQEQLMRVSFYMLLNLAEDYKVEMKMRNKSIIQVLIRTLERDNFELLILVVSFLKKLSIYVENKNDMAEQDVVEKLARLIPCDHEDLLNITLRLLLNLSFDTDMRGKVVKVGLLPKLTALINNENHRVVVLCILYHISMDDRCKSMFTYTDCIPVVMKMVLECPDKQVDLELVALCINLSINKRNAQLVCEGSGLKLLMKRAFKTKDPLLMKMIRNISQHDGPTKNMFVEYVADLANAIKNCEDDDFVIECLGILGNLTIPDLNYELLLQEYDLVSFIKDKLKPGNAEDDVVLETVILVGTVSTDEDCAAMLSKAGVIQQLIDLLNAKQEDDEVVLQIVYVFYQMIFHEATREVIIKDTQASAYLIDLMHDKNAEIRKVCDNTLDIIAENDEEWGKKIKLEKFRWHNSQWLEMVESRHS, encoded by the exons ATGCAAGCAGAGGACGCTAGATATCTGAAAAG gAAAGTGAAGGGAGGAGGAATAGACGTCCACCCAACGGAGAAAGCCCTGATCGTGCACTATGAGGTGGAAGCGACCATCCTGGGGGAGTTGGGAGATCCCATGTTGGGGGAGAGGAAGGAGTGTCAGAAAGT GATCAAGGTCAAACACCTGAACCAGAACAGCAACATCGCGCTGCTGGCGCGGGAGATCGTGGAGAAGTGTAAGCTGATCCACCCCAGCAAACTCCCCGAGGTGGAACAGCTGCTGTACTACCTACAGAACCGCAAGgacgcgcccccctccccag CTGACAAGAAGGGGTCGTCGACCTTCACAGGACAGCTGAAGGACCCGCCGCCCTTCGATGGCATGGAg GTTGACGAGGTGGCCAACATTAACGACCTTGATGACTACATGGAGCTGCTGTACGAGGATGTGCCGAAGAAAGTCCACGGTTCTGCGCTAATTCTGCAACTGTCCCGTAACCCTGACAACCTTGAAGAACTGGTGCAGAACG AAAACATCCTGAGCGCGTTGGCGCGGGTTCTACGGGAGGACTGGAAACGTAGCACGGAGCTCGCCACAAATATCATCTACGTCTTCTTCTGCTTCTCAAGTTTCTCCCAGTTCCACCCGGTTATATCTCACTACAAg atcGGAGCGCTGTGTATGGACATCATCAGACAGGAGCTGGATAAACACGACTTGTGGAAATCTGAACtcgagaaaaagaagaaaatt CTTGAAGAAAAGCCAGACAGCGGTTCGACCAAGAAGGATTATGAGAAGAGTCTTAAGAAGTTTGAGAGTCTTGTGAAGAAACAGGAGCAGCTGATGAGAG TGTCTTTCTACATGCTGTTGAACCTGGCTGAAGACTACAAAGTGGAGATGAAGATGCGAAACAAGTCCATCATTCAGGTGCTGATTCGCACCCTGGAGAGGGACAACTTTGAGCTGCTGATTCTGGTGGTGTCCTTCTTGAAGAAGCTCAGTATCTATGTGGAGAACAAGAACGACATG GCAGAGCAGGATGTGGTGGAGAAACTGGCCAGACTCATCCCCTGTGATCATGAG GACCTGCTGAACATCACTCTGCGTCTGCTCTTGAACCTGTCCTTTGACACCGACATGAGAGGCAAGGTCGTCAAAGTTGGCCTCCTGCCAAAACTCACCGCCCTCATCA ATAACGAGAACCACCGAGTGGTTGTGCTGTGCATCCTGTACCACATCAGCATGGACGACCGGTGCAAGTCCATGTTCACCTACACAGACTGCATCCCTGTG GTGATGAAGATGGTCCTGGAGTGTCCTGATAAGCAG GTAGACCTGGAACTCGTTGCCCTGTGTATAAACCTGTCCATCAACAAGCGGAACGCCCAGCTGGTGTGCGAGGGCAGCGGGCTCAAGCTGCTGATGAAGAGGGCCTTCAAGACGAAGGACCCGCTCCTCATGAAGATGATCCGCAACATCTCGCAGCACGACGGGCCCACCAAGAACATGTTTGTG GAGTATGTAGCTGATCTGGCCAACGCCATCAAGAACTGCGAGGATGACGACTTCGTTATCGAGTGCCTGGGCATCCTGGGTAATCTGACCATTCCCGACCTGAACTATGAACTCCTGCTGCAGGAGTACGACCTGGTGTCCTTCATAAAGGACAAACTCAAACCAG gaaATGCAGAGGACGACGTTGTGTTAGAGACAGTGATTCTGGTGGGCACAGTGTCCACAGATGAAGACTGTGCCGCCATGCTGTCCAAGGCTGGAGTCATCCAACAACTCATCGACCTGCTGAACG CGAAACAAGAAGACGACGAGGTTGTTCTGCAGATCGTGTATGTGTTCTACCAGATGATTTTCCACGAGGCGACACGAGAGGTCATTATTAAGGACACTC AAGCCTCTGCGTACCTGATTGACCTGATGCATGACAAGAACGCTGAGATCAGGAAGGTGTGCGACAACACGCTGGACATCATCGCG GAGAACGATGAGGAGTGGGGTAAGAAGATAAAGCTGGAGAAGTTCCGCTGGCACAACTCCCAGTGGCTGGAGATGGTCGAGTCTCGACATTCTTAA
- the LOC136442123 gene encoding kinesin-associated protein 3-like isoform X1, translating to MQAEDARYLKRKVKGGGIDVHPTEKALIVHYEVEATILGELGDPMLGERKECQKVIKVKHLNQNSNIALLAREIVEKCKLIHPSKLPEVEQLLYYLQNRKDAPPSPADKKGSSTFTGQLKDPPPFDGMEVDEVANINDLDDYMELLYEDVPKKVHGSALILQLSRNPDNLEELVQNENILSALARVLREDWKRSTELATNIIYVFFCFSSFSQFHPVISHYKIGALCMDIIRQELDKHDLWKSELEKKKKILEEKPDSGSTKKDYEKSLKKFESLVKKQEQLMRVSFYMLLNLAEDYKVEMKMRNKSIIQVLIRTLERDNFELLILVVSFLKKLSIYVENKNDMAEQDVVEKLARLIPCDHEDLLNITLRLLLNLSFDTDMRGKVVKVGLLPKLTALINNENHRVVVLCILYHISMDDRCKSMFTYTDCIPVVMKMVLECPDKQVDLELVALCINLSINKRNAQLVCEGSGLKLLMKRAFKTKDPLLMKMIRNISQHDGPTKNMFVEYVADLANAIKNCEDDDFVIECLGILGNLTIPDLNYELLLQEYDLVSFIKDKLKPGNAEDDVVLETVILVGTVSTDEDCAAMLSKAGVIQQLIDLLNAKQEDDEVVLQIVYVFYQMIFHEATREVIIKDTQASAYLIDLMHDKNAEIRKVCDNTLDIIAENDEEWGKKIKLEKFRWHNSQWLEMVESRHS from the exons ATGCAAGCAGAGGACGCTAGATATCTGAAAAG gAAAGTGAAGGGAGGAGGAATAGACGTCCACCCAACGGAGAAAGCCCTGATCGTGCACTATGAGGTGGAAGCGACCATCCTGGGGGAGTTGGGAGATCCCATGTTGGGGGAGAGGAAGGAGTGTCAGAAAGT GATCAAGGTCAAACACCTGAACCAGAACAGCAACATCGCGCTGCTGGCGCGGGAGATCGTGGAGAAGTGTAAGCTGATCCACCCCAGCAAACTCCCCGAGGTGGAACAGCTGCTGTACTACCTACAGAACCGCAAGgacgcgcccccctccccag CTGACAAGAAGGGGTCGTCGACCTTCACAGGACAGCTGAAGGACCCGCCGCCCTTCGATGGCATGGAg GTTGACGAGGTGGCCAACATTAACGACCTTGATGACTACATGGAGCTGCTGTACGAGGATGTGCCGAAGAAAGTCCACGGTTCTGCGCTAATTCTGCAACTGTCCCGTAACCCTGACAACCTTGAAGAACTGGTGCAGAACG AAAACATCCTGAGCGCGTTGGCGCGGGTTCTACGGGAGGACTGGAAACGTAGCACGGAGCTCGCCACAAATATCATCTACGTCTTCTTCTGCTTCTCAAGTTTCTCCCAGTTCCACCCGGTTATATCTCACTACAAg atcGGAGCGCTGTGTATGGACATCATCAGACAGGAGCTGGATAAACACGACTTGTGGAAATCTGAACtcgagaaaaagaagaaaatt CTTGAAGAAAAGCCAGACAGCGGTTCGACCAAGAAGGATTATGAGAAGAGTCTTAAGAAGTTTGAGAGTCTTGTGAAGAAACAGGAGCAGCTGATGAGAG TGTCTTTCTACATGCTGTTGAACCTGGCTGAAGACTACAAAGTGGAGATGAAGATGCGAAACAAGTCCATCATTCAGGTGCTGATTCGCACCCTGGAGAGGGACAACTTTGAGCTGCTGATTCTGGTGGTGTCCTTCTTGAAGAAGCTCAGTATCTATGTGGAGAACAAGAACGACATG GCAGAGCAGGATGTGGTGGAGAAACTGGCCAGACTCATCCCCTGTGATCATGAG GACCTGCTGAACATCACTCTGCGTCTGCTCTTGAACCTGTCCTTTGACACCGACATGAGAGGCAAGGTCGTCAAAGTTGGCCTCCTGCCAAAACTCACCGCCCTCATCA ATAACGAGAACCACCGAGTGGTTGTGCTGTGCATCCTGTACCACATCAGCATGGACGACCGGTGCAAGTCCATGTTCACCTACACAGACTGCATCCCTGTG GTGATGAAGATGGTCCTGGAGTGTCCTGATAAGCAG GTAGACCTGGAACTCGTTGCCCTGTGTATAAACCTGTCCATCAACAAGCGGAACGCCCAGCTGGTGTGCGAGGGCAGCGGGCTCAAGCTGCTGATGAAGAGGGCCTTCAAGACGAAGGACCCGCTCCTCATGAAGATGATCCGCAACATCTCGCAGCACGACGGGCCCACCAAGAACATGTTTGTG GAGTATGTAGCTGATCTGGCCAACGCCATCAAGAACTGCGAGGATGACGACTTCGTTATCGAGTGCCTGGGCATCCTGGGTAATCTGACCATTCCCGACCTGAACTATGAACTCCTGCTGCAGGAGTACGACCTGGTGTCCTTCATAAAGGACAAACTCAAACCAG gaaATGCAGAGGACGACGTTGTGTTAGAGACAGTGATTCTGGTGGGCACAGTGTCCACAGATGAAGACTGTGCCGCCATGCTGTCCAAGGCTGGAGTCATCCAACAACTCATCGACCTGCTGAACG CGAAACAAGAAGACGACGAGGTTGTTCTGCAGATCGTGTATGTGTTCTACCAGATGATTTTCCACGAGGCGACACGAGAGGTCATTATTAAGGACACTC AAGCCTCTGCGTACCTGATTGACCTGATGCATGACAAGAACGCTGAGATCAGGAAGGTGTGCGACAACACGCTGGACATCATCGCG GAGAATGATGAGGAGTGGGGGAAGAAGATAAAGCTGGAGAAGTTCCGCTGGCACAACTCCCAGTGGCTGGAGATGGTCGAGTCTCGACATTCTTAA
- the LOC136442123 gene encoding kinesin-associated protein 3-like isoform X3: MQAEDARYLKRKVKGGGIDVHPTEKALIVHYEVEATILGELGDPMLGERKECQKVIKVKHLNQNSNIALLAREIVEKCKLIHPSKLPEVEQLLYYLQNRKDAPPSPADKKGSSTFTGQLKDPPPFDGMEVDEVANINDLDDYMELLYEDVPKKVHGSALILQLSRNPDNLEELVQNENILSALARVLREDWKRSTELATNIIYVFFCFSSFSQFHPVISHYKIGALCMDIIRQELDKHDLWKSELEKKKKILEEKPDSGSTKKDYEKSLKKFESLVKKQEQLMRVSFYMLLNLAEDYKVEMKMRNKSIIQVLIRTLERDNFELLILVVSFLKKLSIYVENKNDMAEQDVVEKLARLIPCDHEDLLNITLRLLLNLSFDTDMRGKVVKVGLLPKLTALINNENHRVVVLCILYHISMDDRCKSMFTYTDCIPVVMKMVLECPDKQVDLELVALCINLSINKRNAQLVCEGSGLKLLMKRAFKTKDPLLMKMIRNISQHDGPTKNMFVEYVADLANAIKNCEDDDFVIECLGILGNLTIPDLNYELLLQEYDLVSFIKDKLKPGNAEDDVVLETVILVGTVSTDEDCAAMLSKAGVIQQLIDLLNAKQEDDEVVLQIVYVFYQMIFHEATREVIIKDTQASAYLIDLMHDKNAEIRKVCDNTLDIIAENDEEWGKKIKLEKFRWHNSQWLEMVESRHS; encoded by the exons ATGCAAGCAGAGGACGCTAGATATCTGAAAAG gAAAGTGAAGGGAGGAGGAATAGACGTCCACCCAACGGAGAAAGCCCTGATCGTGCACTATGAGGTGGAAGCGACCATCCTGGGGGAGTTGGGAGATCCCATGTTGGGGGAGAGGAAGGAGTGTCAGAAAGT GATCAAGGTCAAACACCTGAACCAGAACAGCAACATCGCGCTGCTGGCGCGGGAGATCGTGGAGAAGTGTAAGCTGATCCACCCCAGCAAACTCCCCGAGGTGGAACAGCTGCTGTACTACCTACAGAACCGCAAGgacgcgcccccctccccag CTGACAAGAAGGGGTCGTCGACCTTCACAGGACAGCTGAAGGACCCGCCGCCCTTCGATGGCATGGAg GTTGACGAGGTGGCCAACATTAACGACCTTGATGACTACATGGAGCTGCTGTACGAGGATGTGCCGAAGAAAGTCCACGGTTCTGCGCTAATTCTGCAACTGTCCCGTAACCCTGACAACCTTGAAGAACTGGTGCAGAACG AAAACATCCTGAGCGCGTTGGCGCGGGTTCTACGGGAGGACTGGAAACGTAGCACGGAGCTCGCCACAAATATCATCTACGTCTTCTTCTGCTTCTCAAGTTTCTCCCAGTTCCACCCGGTTATATCTCACTACAAg atcGGAGCGCTGTGTATGGACATCATCAGACAGGAGCTGGATAAACACGACTTGTGGAAATCTGAACtcgagaaaaagaagaaaatt CTTGAAGAAAAGCCAGACAGCGGTTCGACCAAGAAGGATTATGAGAAGAGTCTTAAGAAGTTTGAGAGTCTTGTGAAGAAACAGGAGCAGCTGATGAGAG TGTCTTTCTACATGCTGTTGAACCTGGCTGAAGACTACAAAGTGGAGATGAAGATGCGAAACAAGTCCATCATTCAGGTGCTGATTCGCACCCTGGAGAGGGACAACTTTGAGCTGCTGATTCTGGTGGTGTCCTTCTTGAAGAAGCTCAGTATCTATGTGGAGAACAAGAACGACATG GCAGAGCAGGATGTGGTGGAGAAACTGGCCAGACTCATCCCCTGTGATCATGAG GACCTGCTGAACATCACTCTGCGTCTGCTCTTGAACCTGTCCTTTGACACCGACATGAGAGGCAAGGTCGTCAAAGTTGGCCTCCTGCCAAAACTCACCGCCCTCATCA ATAACGAGAACCACCGAGTGGTTGTGCTGTGCATCCTGTACCACATCAGCATGGACGACCGGTGCAAGTCCATGTTCACCTACACAGACTGCATCCCTGTG GTGATGAAGATGGTCCTGGAGTGTCCTGATAAGCAG GTAGACCTGGAACTCGTTGCCCTGTGTATAAACCTGTCCATCAACAAGCGGAACGCCCAGCTGGTGTGCGAGGGCAGCGGGCTCAAGCTGCTGATGAAGAGGGCCTTCAAGACGAAGGACCCGCTCCTCATGAAGATGATCCGCAACATCTCGCAGCACGACGGGCCCACCAAGAACATGTTTGTG GAGTATGTAGCTGATCTGGCCAACGCCATCAAGAACTGCGAGGATGACGACTTCGTTATCGAGTGCCTGGGCATCCTGGGTAATCTGACCATTCCCGACCTGAACTATGAACTCCTGCTGCAGGAGTACGACCTGGTGTCCTTCATAAAGGACAAACTCAAACCAG gaaATGCAGAGGACGACGTTGTGTTAGAGACAGTGATTCTGGTGGGCACAGTGTCCACAGATGAAGACTGTGCCGCCATGCTGTCCAAGGCTGGAGTCATCCAACAACTCATCGACCTGCTGAACG CGAAACAAGAAGACGACGAGGTTGTTCTGCAGATCGTGTATGTGTTCTACCAGATGATTTTCCACGAGGCGACACGAGAGGTCATTATTAAGGACACTC AAGCCTCTGCGTACCTGATTGACCTGATGCATGACAAGAACGCTGAGATCAGGAAGGTGTGCGACAACACGCTGGACATCATCGCG GAGAACGATGAGGAGTGGGGGAAGAAGATAAAGCTGGAGAAGTTCCGCTGGCACAACTCCCAGTGGCTGGAGATGGTCGAATCTCGACATTCTTAA
- the LOC136441271 gene encoding RAB6-interacting golgin-like, producing MAGWTGFSDEELARIKGVPDGDPGVQQKRRVTRAPPQRTRQQQQRDKLIQEKIAEINHGSPNGKLDSLTTANKMKLAVKKEPPKPKSPSPQTKKRVTFQLPEEGKPESETAGGDAGISKKPEETSSEPSQGEKEPEMITDDKEVEKREYSKLEQIQKQQKEIEELNKRKKLLLSKAIADRKKRTQQEAARLSLIQKELEKMEHLLNVDVSILRDKIDDVSREYSEARKRLQKAEEEYVQAKLEFHSKAEMKEQLTEHLYSIIQQNELRKSRKLAELMERMEMLQGEEEELPQMEELHPPMMHPESPGLHPEAARLEQVSQQNASKKAELSKDDVSSAETGKTEPSKDDNSSAKTGKEETGNSADKSANNDEVSPIKNTEQSTGNGETQSGREKLDAHVGEKTKETQSPDTGGGDSTGQSTGDREKERTENRSDAGKGEGETQQTSQQQQQ from the exons ATGGCGGGGTGGACGGGGTTTTCGGACGAAGAGTTGGCCAGAATAAAAGGCGTCCCAGACG GCGATCCTGGCGTACAACAGAAGCGCCGTGTGACCAGAGCGCCGCCGCAGCGGACCCGACAACAACAGCAGCGCGAcaaactcatacaggagaagaTCGCGGAGATCAACCACGGCAGCCCGAACGGGAAATTGGACTCGCTAACCACGGCGAACAAGATGAAACTCGCCGTGAAGAAGGAACCGCCCAAGCCGAAGTCCCCCAGCCCGCAGACCAAGAAGAGGGTGACTTTTCAGCTCCCTGAAGAAGGGAAGCCCGAGTCTGAGACGGCGGGAGGAGACGCAGGGATATCTAAGAAACCTGAGGAGACGTCTTCTGAGCCGTCTCAGGGGGAGAAGGAGCCCGAGATGATCACAGATGATAAGGAGGTGGAGAA ACGAGAGTATTCCAAGCTTGAGCAGATCCAGAAGCAGCAGAAGGAGATCGAGGAGCTGAACAAGAGGAAGAAACTTCTGCTGTCTAAAGCCATCGCAGACAG GAAGAAGCGTACCCAGCAGGAGGCTGCGAGGCTGAGTCTGATCCAGAAGGAGCTGGAGAAGATGGAGCACCTCCTGAACGTCGATGTCTCCATCCTCAGGGACAAGATCGACGACGTCAGCAGGGAGTACTCCGAGGCAAG GAAACGGCTCCAGAAGGCTGAGGAGGAGTACGTCCAGGCGAAGCTGGAGTTCCACAGCAAGGCTGAGATGAAGGAGCAGCTGACGGAGCACCTGTACTCCATCATCCAGCAGAACGAGCTGCGGAAGTCGCGGAAGCTGGCGGAGCTGATGGAGAGGATGGAGATGCTgcagggggaggaggaggagctgCCGCAGATGGAGGAGCTGCATCCTCCCATGATGCACCCTGAGTCCCCCGGGCTCCATCCGGAGGCGGCCAGGCTCGAGCAGGTGAGCCAGCAAAATGCGTCAAAGAAGGCGGAACTTTCCAAGGACGACGTTTCCTCTGCTGAAACAGGGAAGACGGAACCTTCTAAGGATGACAATTCCTCTGCTAAAACAGGGAAGGAAGAAACAGGAAACTCTGCAGATAAAAGTGCGAACAATGATGAAGTTTCTCCCATCAAAAATACAGAACAAAGTACAGGGAACGGGGAAACACAGTCTGGCAGGGAAAAACTTGATGCACATGTTGGAGAGAAGACAAAGGAAACACAAAGTCCCGACACAGGAGGGGGAGATTCGACTGGACAGTCAACAGGggacagagagaaagaaaggaCAGAAAACAGGTCGGATGCAGGGAAAGGGGAGGgagaaacacaacaaacatcacaacaacaacagcaatga
- the LOC136441272 gene encoding uncharacterized protein, producing the protein MKYSGLAQEFHQLLRNVERVTAGQAAVEDWGSAPRQFGVDIVPRDGLYRRGRFTFKFSLHDQYPQYPPRVVCLTNIYHPNIDTVDEYEGEICLSLLDEWQPTFTLEDVIIGLLFLLYHPNLEEPLSPFFEPCMNWEEFAEKVRLSLQGGVVEDYYFQKNQVEEGELHDGTGPRATNQEPVAMVKPRVTNQESVPMVKPKGREQCGHRDVLR; encoded by the exons ATGAAGTACTCAGGCTTGGCGCAGGAGTTCCACCAGCTTCTGCGGAACGTGGAGCGGGTCACCGCGGGGCAGGCGGCGGTGGAGGACTGGGGGAGCGCCCCACGGCAGTTCGGGGTGGACATCGTGCCGAGGGACGGGCTCTACAGGCGCGGCAGGTTCACGTTTAAG TTCTCTCTACACGACCAGTATCCCCAGTACCCCCCTCGCGTCGTGTGCCTGACGAACATCTACCACCCCAACATCGACACCGTGGATGAGTACGAGGGCGAGATCTGCCTCTCACTGCTGGACGAGTGGCAGCCGACCTTCACGCTCGAG GATGTGATAATCGGTCTGCTGTTCCTGCTGTACCACCCCAACCTTGAGGAGCCGCTGTCCCCGTTCTTCGAGCCGTGCATGAACTGGGAGGAGTTCGCTGAGAAGGTGCGTCTGTCGCTCCAGGGCGGGGTCGTCGAGGACTACTACTTCCAGAAGAACCAGGTCGAGGAAGGAGAACTGCATGATGGGACTGGTCCCAGGGCGACCAATCAGgagcctgttgccatggtgaagcCCAGAGTGACCAATCAGGAGTCAGTTCCCATGGTGAAGCCCAAGGGGAGAGAGCAGTGCGGCCATCGTGATGTCCTTAGATAG